In Phaeobacter inhibens DSM 16374, the following proteins share a genomic window:
- a CDS encoding trypsin-like serine peptidase yields MKRIIGLIAAAIISSTTFSLSAEAQSAGVRAVQGWEAVGRLNIAGRNMCTGSLIAPNLVLTAAHCLYNPQTGQAVNPRSIKFEAGLNGRRAKASRRVVKAVVHPGYRHNWSSRSEAGSDIAVLRLDRPIAGSQIRPFVLAAAPTPGDSVDVLSYTVNQATRPAREQGCRILSTRSETLVTSCRVEYGASGSPVLQMRKGGAPLLVSVISAKAQIGRKRVSLATTFDGSLRSLMRRAG; encoded by the coding sequence ATGAAACGCATTATAGGGCTTATCGCCGCCGCCATTATTTCGAGTACAACCTTTAGCCTCTCTGCCGAGGCGCAGTCTGCAGGGGTCAGGGCCGTTCAGGGGTGGGAAGCTGTCGGGCGGCTCAACATCGCCGGGCGCAATATGTGTACCGGCAGTCTGATCGCGCCCAATCTGGTGCTGACGGCTGCGCATTGTCTCTACAATCCGCAAACGGGGCAGGCGGTGAACCCGCGAAGTATCAAATTTGAGGCCGGTCTCAATGGTCGCAGGGCCAAGGCATCGCGCCGTGTAGTGAAGGCGGTTGTTCATCCCGGATATCGTCACAATTGGTCCAGCCGCAGCGAAGCCGGCAGCGATATCGCGGTTTTGCGTCTGGATCGTCCGATTGCGGGCAGCCAAATCCGCCCCTTTGTATTGGCCGCAGCTCCAACACCGGGCGACAGCGTCGATGTGCTTTCTTACACCGTGAACCAGGCCACCCGTCCGGCCCGTGAACAAGGCTGCCGGATCCTGTCGACCAGAAGCGAAACACTGGTGACCTCCTGTCGGGTAGAATACGGCGCTTCCGGGTCGCCTGTGCTGCAGATGCGCAAAGGAGGCGCGCCGCTGCTGGTTTCCGTGATCTCGGCCAAGGCCCAGATAGGCCGCAAGCGCGTGTCGCTGGCCACCACCTTTGATGGATCGCTGCGCTCTCTGATGCGCCGCGCGGGCTGA
- a CDS encoding LysR family transcriptional regulator, with protein sequence MTVSPPRPKGPPLNAMRAFEAAARLNGFVAAAQELGVTPGAVSQQVKALEDWTGAPLFQRNPQGVVLTAAGKALLPSFVDAFDALGAATQALRSLRPVQDLHIAALPCIAQLWLPQRLDRLRMALPDLKISVTAMEEPPNLNRELFDFAIFYASPDERPEAALVLQGDRIFPVCAPAVAAGLNHPENLPQFTLLQDQTWAGDWAQWSKSTGLALPNADSGPAYSLYSLALQQAIAGAGVLMGHEALVADALDQGSLICPFKDLSADSGRQLILVQPPRARRGSAHETILALLR encoded by the coding sequence ATGACTGTCTCTCCTCCACGCCCCAAGGGGCCACCATTGAACGCGATGCGGGCGTTTGAGGCTGCCGCGCGTCTCAACGGCTTCGTTGCTGCAGCACAGGAGCTGGGGGTGACCCCCGGCGCTGTGTCTCAGCAGGTAAAGGCGTTGGAAGACTGGACCGGCGCGCCGCTGTTTCAACGCAACCCGCAGGGGGTGGTGCTGACCGCGGCGGGGAAAGCACTGTTGCCAAGCTTCGTGGACGCATTTGATGCCCTCGGCGCGGCGACGCAAGCCTTGCGGTCGCTCCGACCGGTGCAGGATCTGCATATCGCGGCGTTGCCTTGCATTGCGCAACTTTGGTTGCCGCAGCGGCTGGATCGGTTGCGCATGGCGCTGCCGGATCTCAAAATCTCTGTCACAGCGATGGAGGAACCTCCAAATCTCAACCGGGAACTCTTCGACTTTGCGATTTTCTACGCATCACCTGATGAGCGCCCGGAGGCGGCGCTGGTACTGCAGGGAGACCGGATCTTTCCGGTTTGCGCACCGGCGGTGGCTGCGGGGCTGAACCACCCGGAGAACCTGCCGCAGTTCACCCTGTTGCAGGATCAGACCTGGGCCGGGGATTGGGCGCAGTGGAGCAAAAGCACTGGGCTTGCCCTACCAAATGCAGACAGCGGCCCGGCCTATTCGCTCTACAGCCTGGCACTGCAGCAAGCGATTGCCGGGGCCGGGGTATTGATGGGACATGAGGCGTTGGTTGCCGATGCGCTGGATCAGGGCAGCCTGATATGCCCGTTCAAAGATCTCAGCGCTGACAGTGGGCGCCAGCTTATCCTTGTTCAGCCGCCGCGTGCCCGAAGAGGTTCTGCGCATGAGACCATATTGGCACTCCTGCGCTAG
- a CDS encoding efflux RND transporter permease subunit, whose product MDIARGSINRPLYTWIIMLAALFGGIWGFLNLGRLEDPAFTIKQAVVITQYPGASAEQVALEVSEPLESAIQKMGEVKQITSMNQPGLSRIDVEMQDTFDGSELPALWTKLRSEVEDAARDLPEGVSTPFVNDGFGDVFGVFYAVTAEGYTDAERHELATFLRRELLAVDGVADVEIAGLPEEAIFVEPKMAITVNQNIPINAVSNALATANSVRSAGQVDNGPVQTRVSAPEGSDSVTEIAGLTIGSQGEVINIIDMADVHRGRVDDPSQIIRFDGVEAFTIGIAGLATENIVEVGQRVDARLAELDSQIPYGVELKPIYQQHVVVDQASNDFLVNLAMSVGIVVIVLAIFMGWRAAIVVGTTLLLTVVGTLMFMNFFSIEMERISLGALIIAMGMLVDNAIVVAEGMQISMARGRSSREAAHEAAAKTQIPLLGATVIGIMAFAGIGLSPDSTGEFMFSLFAVIGISLLLSWLLALTATPLLAHYFFKQGSGDDHDAYSGILFRTYSKILRLSLKLRWFVVPGLIAITVLCFIGFGQVKQQFFPNSNTPLFFVHYKLPQGSSITTTSEHMRVFEEWLADRNDVETVTTFVGQGATRFMLTYDSEDPTPSYGHLIIRATSLEAIPALQADLEVFGQGRFPEGEFRTKRLVFGPGGGAPIEVRFAGPDPRVLRQLGEEAMLRLQQATPDILSVRQDWREQEITLKPIYATDRAQTAGVTREAIADALQFSTDGLRAGVFRERDRLIPIVLRRAEAGEYNLMDQLVFSEAAGKFVPLEQMVDGIDVVVENTLVHRRDRVPTLTVGADISADLTAASVFSQVQDTIEEIQLPAGYTMEWGGEHENSADANASLGKQLPVTILIMVLISVLLFNAIRQPIIIWLLVPMSVNGVVIGLLGTGMPFTFTALLGLLSLSGMLIKNGIVLVEEIDLVRAEGRPLREAIVEASVSRLRPVMLAAVTTILGMAPLLTDAFFVSMAITIMGGLAFATVLTLVAAPVFYLIFFGRDEKREQAAAA is encoded by the coding sequence ATGGACATTGCACGCGGGTCGATCAATCGGCCGCTCTATACGTGGATCATCATGCTTGCCGCCCTGTTTGGCGGCATCTGGGGGTTCCTGAACCTCGGACGGCTCGAAGATCCGGCCTTCACCATCAAACAGGCGGTGGTCATCACCCAATATCCCGGTGCCAGCGCTGAGCAGGTGGCGCTGGAAGTTTCCGAACCACTGGAATCGGCGATCCAGAAAATGGGTGAGGTGAAACAGATCACCTCAATGAACCAGCCTGGGCTTTCACGCATCGATGTTGAGATGCAGGACACCTTTGACGGAAGTGAGCTGCCGGCCCTCTGGACCAAGCTGCGCAGCGAGGTCGAAGATGCGGCACGCGACCTGCCCGAGGGGGTGAGCACCCCCTTCGTCAATGACGGCTTCGGGGATGTGTTCGGCGTGTTCTATGCCGTGACAGCCGAGGGGTACACTGATGCGGAGCGCCACGAACTGGCGACCTTCCTGCGACGTGAACTGCTGGCGGTGGACGGCGTGGCCGATGTGGAGATCGCGGGCCTGCCGGAAGAGGCGATTTTTGTCGAACCAAAGATGGCAATCACCGTAAATCAGAACATTCCGATCAACGCGGTCTCGAACGCTCTGGCCACGGCCAATTCGGTGCGCTCTGCCGGTCAGGTTGACAACGGACCCGTGCAGACCCGCGTCAGCGCGCCGGAAGGCTCCGACTCCGTGACGGAAATTGCCGGTCTCACCATTGGCTCTCAGGGTGAAGTCATCAATATCATCGACATGGCGGATGTCCATCGCGGTCGGGTTGATGACCCGTCCCAGATCATCCGCTTTGATGGTGTTGAGGCCTTCACCATTGGTATTGCGGGTCTGGCGACGGAAAACATTGTTGAGGTTGGCCAGCGGGTGGATGCGCGTCTGGCCGAGCTAGACAGCCAGATCCCTTACGGTGTTGAGCTGAAGCCGATCTACCAGCAGCATGTTGTTGTGGATCAGGCCTCCAATGACTTCCTGGTGAATCTTGCGATGTCGGTTGGCATCGTGGTGATTGTACTGGCGATTTTCATGGGCTGGCGGGCAGCCATTGTTGTCGGCACCACGCTTTTGCTCACGGTTGTCGGAACACTGATGTTCATGAATTTCTTCTCCATTGAAATGGAGCGGATCTCACTCGGCGCATTAATCATCGCGATGGGGATGCTGGTGGATAATGCCATTGTTGTGGCGGAGGGAATGCAGATCTCCATGGCGCGCGGGCGCAGCTCGCGCGAAGCTGCGCATGAGGCGGCGGCCAAAACCCAGATCCCGTTGCTGGGGGCAACCGTCATTGGCATCATGGCCTTTGCCGGTATTGGCCTCAGCCCGGATTCCACAGGTGAGTTCATGTTCTCGCTGTTTGCGGTGATTGGCATCTCGCTGCTGCTCAGCTGGCTTCTGGCGCTGACGGCAACGCCGCTTCTGGCTCACTATTTCTTTAAACAGGGGAGCGGTGACGATCATGATGCCTATTCCGGGATCCTGTTCCGCACCTACAGCAAGATCCTGCGGCTGTCGCTGAAACTGCGCTGGTTTGTGGTGCCGGGTCTTATCGCGATCACCGTGCTTTGCTTTATCGGCTTTGGGCAGGTGAAGCAGCAGTTTTTCCCTAACTCCAACACGCCGCTGTTCTTCGTGCACTACAAGCTGCCGCAGGGCTCGTCGATCACGACCACCTCAGAGCACATGCGTGTGTTCGAGGAGTGGCTGGCAGACCGGAACGATGTGGAAACGGTCACCACCTTCGTCGGGCAGGGGGCCACGCGCTTCATGCTGACCTATGATTCCGAAGATCCGACCCCCAGCTATGGGCATCTCATCATCCGGGCCACCAGCCTTGAGGCGATCCCAGCGCTGCAAGCGGATCTGGAGGTCTTTGGTCAGGGTCGCTTCCCCGAGGGAGAGTTCCGCACCAAACGGCTGGTCTTTGGCCCCGGTGGCGGCGCCCCGATCGAGGTGCGGTTTGCCGGGCCTGACCCTCGGGTGCTGCGTCAGCTGGGTGAGGAGGCAATGCTGCGACTGCAACAGGCGACACCAGATATCCTGAGCGTGCGACAGGACTGGCGCGAGCAGGAAATCACGTTGAAGCCGATTTATGCCACTGACAGGGCGCAGACCGCCGGTGTCACGCGGGAGGCGATTGCGGATGCGCTGCAGTTCTCCACCGATGGCCTGCGGGCGGGGGTGTTCCGCGAGCGGGATCGCTTGATCCCAATCGTTCTGCGCCGTGCCGAAGCCGGTGAGTATAATCTAATGGATCAGCTGGTATTTTCCGAGGCGGCAGGTAAATTTGTGCCGCTTGAGCAGATGGTCGACGGGATTGACGTGGTTGTCGAAAACACCCTTGTCCATCGCCGTGACCGGGTGCCTACGCTGACGGTCGGGGCGGACATCTCCGCAGATCTGACCGCAGCCAGCGTGTTCTCGCAGGTGCAGGACACCATTGAGGAGATCCAGCTGCCTGCGGGTTACACCATGGAATGGGGCGGGGAGCATGAGAACTCTGCCGACGCCAATGCCAGCCTTGGCAAGCAGCTCCCGGTCACGATCCTGATTATGGTGCTGATCTCGGTGCTGCTGTTCAACGCGATCCGCCAGCCGATCATCATCTGGCTATTGGTGCCGATGTCGGTGAACGGGGTGGTGATAGGCCTCCTTGGTACCGGTATGCCCTTCACCTTTACCGCGCTTCTCGGTCTGCTTAGCCTCTCTGGTATGCTGATCAAGAACGGTATCGTTCTGGTCGAGGAAATCGATCTGGTCCGGGCTGAGGGCAGACCCCTGCGCGAGGCCATTGTCGAGGCGTCAGTGTCGCGTCTACGCCCGGTCATGCTGGCAGCGGTCACCACCATCCTTGGCATGGCACCGCTGCTGACGGATGCGTTCTTCGTGTCTATGGCGATCACCATCATGGGAGGGCTGGCTTTTGCCACTGTTCTCACTCTGGTGGCCGCGCCGGTGTTCTATCTGATCTTCTTCGGGCGGGATGAGAAACGCGAACAGGCCGCTGCAGCCTGA
- the carB gene encoding carbamoyl-phosphate synthase large subunit: MPKRTDIQSIMIIGAGPIIIGQACEFDYSGAQACKALREEGYRVILVNSNPATIMTDPGLADATYIEPITPEVVAKIIEKERPDALLPTMGGQTGLNTALALEEMGVLAKFDVEMIGAKREAIEMAEDRKLFREAMDRLGLENPRATIITAPKKDNGNADLDAGVQMALDELEDIGLPAIIRPAFTLGGTGGGVAYNREDYIHFCRSGMDASPVNQILVDESLLGWKEYEMEVVRDTADNAIIVCSIENIDPMGVHTGDSITVAPALTLTDKEYQMMRSASIAVLREIGVETGGSNVQWAVNPADGRMVVIEMNPRVSRSSALASKATGFPIAKIAAKLAVGFTLDELDNDITGVTPASFEPTIDYVVTKIPRFAFEKFAGSEPYLTTAMKSVGETMAIGRTIHESLQKALASMETGLTGFDEVAIPGAEDETDGKAAVIKAISQQTPDRMRTIAQAMRHGLSDDDIHAVTKFDPWFLARIREIVEAEAKIRAEGLPQDEHGLRAIKMLGFTDARLAMLTDQREGDIRAARRALGVNAVFKRIDTCAAEFEAQTPYMYSTYEAPAFGDVECEARPSDKKKVVILGGGPNRIGQGIEFDYCCCHACFALTDAGYETIMINCNPETVSTDYDTSDRLYFEPLTFEHVMEILTKELENGTLHGVIVQFGGQTPLKLANALEEEGIPILGTSPDAIDLAEDRERFQALVNQLGLKQPHNGIASTDAQALEIAEEIGFPLVIRPSYVLGGRAMEIVRDMDQLRRYIAEAVVVSGDSPVLLDSYLSGAVELDVDAICDGTEVHVAGIMQHIEEAGVHSGDSACSLPPYSLSKEVIAEVKTQTNALAKALNVVGLMNIQFAVKPDADGKDVIYLIEVNPRASRTVPFVAKSTDSAIASIAARVMAGEPLSNFPKRAPYEPDAGYDVNTPMADPMTLADPNMPWFSVKEAVLPFARFPGVDTLLGPEMRSTGEVMGWDRSFARAFLKAQMGAGMVLPSEGRAFISIKDADKGTLMLDAAKILVEQGFTLVATRGTQSWLDGHGVPCELVNKVYEGRPHVVDMLKDGNVQLLMNTTEGAQAVQDSKDMRSVALYDKIPYFTTAAGANAAARAIKAQAEGDVEVKSLQG; encoded by the coding sequence ATGCCGAAAAGAACCGATATCCAATCGATCATGATCATTGGTGCGGGGCCGATCATCATTGGCCAAGCCTGTGAGTTTGACTACTCAGGCGCGCAAGCCTGCAAGGCGCTTCGCGAAGAGGGTTACCGGGTCATTCTGGTCAACTCAAACCCGGCGACGATCATGACCGATCCGGGTCTGGCGGATGCCACCTACATCGAGCCGATCACACCGGAAGTGGTTGCCAAGATCATCGAAAAAGAACGCCCCGACGCGCTGCTGCCGACCATGGGCGGGCAGACCGGTTTGAACACCGCGCTGGCGCTGGAAGAGATGGGCGTGCTGGCCAAATTCGATGTTGAGATGATCGGCGCCAAGCGCGAAGCCATTGAAATGGCAGAAGACCGCAAGCTGTTCCGCGAAGCGATGGATCGGCTTGGGCTGGAGAACCCCCGCGCCACAATCATTACTGCGCCGAAGAAAGATAACGGCAATGCCGATCTGGACGCAGGTGTTCAGATGGCCCTGGACGAGTTGGAAGACATCGGCCTGCCCGCAATCATTCGCCCGGCCTTTACCCTTGGCGGGACCGGCGGTGGGGTTGCGTATAATCGCGAAGATTACATCCACTTCTGCCGCTCCGGCATGGATGCCTCACCGGTTAATCAGATCCTAGTCGATGAGAGCCTGCTGGGCTGGAAAGAGTACGAAATGGAGGTGGTGCGCGACACCGCCGACAACGCGATTATCGTCTGCTCGATCGAGAATATCGACCCGATGGGCGTCCACACAGGTGATTCGATCACTGTGGCCCCGGCGCTGACGCTGACCGACAAAGAATACCAGATGATGCGGTCCGCCTCGATTGCGGTGCTGCGCGAAATTGGCGTGGAAACCGGCGGATCCAACGTGCAGTGGGCCGTGAACCCTGCCGATGGCCGCATGGTGGTGATCGAAATGAACCCGCGCGTGTCGCGCTCTTCCGCGCTGGCCTCGAAGGCGACCGGCTTCCCGATTGCCAAGATCGCCGCCAAGCTGGCGGTTGGCTTCACGCTGGATGAGCTGGACAATGACATCACCGGCGTAACCCCGGCATCATTTGAACCGACCATCGACTATGTCGTCACCAAGATCCCGCGCTTTGCCTTTGAGAAATTCGCAGGCTCTGAGCCCTATCTGACCACGGCAATGAAATCGGTCGGCGAAACCATGGCCATTGGCCGCACCATCCATGAGAGCCTGCAAAAGGCGCTGGCATCGATGGAAACCGGGCTCACAGGCTTTGACGAAGTGGCAATCCCGGGTGCAGAAGATGAGACCGATGGCAAGGCCGCGGTGATCAAGGCAATCAGCCAGCAGACCCCGGACCGGATGCGCACCATCGCACAGGCGATGCGCCACGGCCTGTCCGATGATGACATCCACGCGGTCACCAAGTTCGACCCCTGGTTTCTGGCCCGTATCCGCGAAATCGTCGAGGCCGAAGCCAAGATCCGCGCCGAAGGCCTGCCGCAGGACGAACACGGTCTGCGCGCGATCAAGATGCTGGGGTTCACTGACGCGCGTCTTGCCATGCTCACCGATCAGCGTGAGGGCGATATCCGCGCGGCCCGCCGTGCACTGGGCGTCAATGCCGTGTTCAAACGCATCGACACCTGTGCCGCCGAGTTCGAGGCGCAGACACCCTATATGTATTCCACCTATGAGGCTCCGGCCTTTGGCGATGTTGAATGTGAGGCGCGCCCTTCAGACAAGAAAAAAGTCGTCATCCTCGGCGGTGGCCCGAACCGGATTGGTCAGGGGATCGAGTTTGACTATTGCTGCTGTCATGCCTGCTTTGCGCTAACGGACGCGGGTTATGAAACCATCATGATCAACTGCAACCCGGAGACCGTGTCGACCGACTATGACACCTCTGACCGGTTGTATTTTGAACCGCTGACGTTCGAACATGTGATGGAAATCCTTACCAAGGAGCTGGAAAATGGCACCCTGCATGGGGTCATCGTGCAGTTCGGTGGGCAGACTCCGCTGAAGCTGGCCAATGCGCTGGAAGAGGAAGGCATTCCGATCCTCGGCACCTCCCCCGACGCGATCGATCTGGCCGAAGACCGCGAACGGTTCCAGGCGCTGGTCAACCAGCTCGGCCTTAAGCAGCCGCATAACGGCATTGCCTCCACAGATGCGCAAGCGCTTGAAATTGCAGAAGAGATCGGCTTCCCTCTGGTGATCCGTCCGTCTTACGTTCTGGGTGGTCGCGCGATGGAGATCGTGCGCGATATGGATCAGCTGAGACGCTATATCGCCGAGGCGGTTGTGGTCTCCGGGGACAGCCCGGTTCTGCTCGACAGCTATCTCTCTGGCGCGGTGGAACTGGACGTGGATGCGATCTGCGATGGCACTGAGGTGCATGTGGCAGGCATCATGCAGCACATCGAAGAGGCTGGCGTCCACTCCGGTGACAGCGCCTGTTCGCTGCCGCCCTACTCCCTGTCCAAAGAGGTGATTGCAGAGGTCAAGACTCAGACCAACGCATTGGCCAAGGCGCTGAACGTGGTCGGTCTGATGAACATCCAGTTCGCAGTGAAACCCGATGCCGACGGCAAGGATGTGATCTATCTGATCGAAGTGAACCCGCGCGCCTCGCGCACCGTGCCGTTTGTGGCGAAATCCACCGATAGCGCCATCGCCTCCATCGCCGCCCGCGTGATGGCGGGTGAGCCGCTGTCGAATTTCCCCAAACGCGCCCCCTATGAGCCGGACGCAGGCTACGATGTGAACACACCGATGGCGGATCCGATGACGCTGGCAGACCCGAATATGCCGTGGTTCTCCGTGAAGGAAGCCGTGCTGCCCTTTGCCCGGTTCCCTGGAGTTGACACGCTGCTGGGGCCGGAGATGCGCTCCACCGGTGAGGTCATGGGCTGGGATCGCAGCTTTGCCCGCGCCTTCCTTAAGGCGCAGATGGGGGCCGGTATGGTGCTGCCCTCCGAAGGGCGCGCGTTCATCTCGATCAAGGATGCCGACAAGGGCACATTGATGCTGGATGCTGCGAAAATTCTGGTGGAACAGGGCTTTACCCTGGTGGCGACACGCGGCACCCAGAGTTGGCTGGACGGCCATGGCGTACCATGTGAGCTGGTGAACAAGGTCTATGAGGGCCGCCCCCATGTGGTCGATATGCTGAAGGACGGCAACGTCCAGCTGCTGATGAACACCACAGAAGGCGCGCAGGCCGTACAGGACAGCAAGGACATGCGGTCCGTCGCGCTCTATGACAAGATCCCCTATTTCACCACCGCTGCCGGCGCCAATGCCGCCGCCCGCGCGATCAAGGCGCAGGCTGAGGGTGACGTAGAGGTGAAGAGCTTGCAGGGCTGA
- a CDS encoding aminodeoxychorismate synthase component I, producing MRIRFDQGPKGAGTCFETPLRIIRADGPDDVPAALAALDTARDTGHWLAGYASYELGYALEPRLASRMPKARRLPLICFGVYEAPSCGGGRASPDLPAGDAGLEGTTPRWTYERYAQAFAEVNHNIGKGDIYQANLTFPIDAGAYGTAENLYAVLEARQAVGYGALIEQDGLPDLLSRSPELFFRTDADGVIETRPMKGTQPRSADPVEDARRRDFLRQDEKNRAENLMIVDLLRNDISRVAETGSVHVPELFAVESYATVHQMVSMVRARLRPDAGLAEIFSALFPCGSITGAPKIRSMEILADLEPWARDIYCGTIGWAAPDGSSEFNVAIRTLMLEDSRATFNVGGGVVWDSTAESEYEEALWKARFAHVTPSRTIPLSA from the coding sequence GTGCGGATTCGCTTTGATCAGGGGCCAAAGGGGGCCGGTACATGTTTTGAAACCCCGCTGCGCATCATTCGCGCGGACGGGCCGGACGACGTGCCCGCCGCCTTGGCTGCACTGGATACGGCGCGGGACACGGGCCATTGGCTTGCTGGCTATGCATCGTATGAGCTGGGATATGCACTGGAGCCAAGACTGGCGAGCCGGATGCCAAAGGCGCGGCGGCTGCCGCTGATCTGTTTCGGGGTTTACGAAGCGCCCTCCTGCGGGGGCGGGCGGGCGTCGCCGGATCTGCCTGCAGGCGATGCGGGTCTTGAGGGCACAACCCCCCGCTGGACCTATGAACGTTACGCTCAGGCCTTCGCCGAGGTGAACCACAACATCGGCAAGGGCGACATCTATCAGGCCAATCTGACCTTTCCGATTGATGCTGGTGCCTATGGCACCGCTGAAAACCTCTATGCCGTATTGGAAGCCAGACAGGCCGTTGGCTACGGTGCCCTGATCGAACAGGACGGGTTGCCGGATCTGTTATCGCGCTCGCCCGAGCTGTTCTTTCGCACCGATGCTGACGGCGTGATTGAAACCCGCCCGATGAAAGGCACCCAGCCGCGCAGCGCCGATCCGGTGGAGGATGCCCGCCGCCGCGATTTCCTGCGCCAGGACGAGAAAAACCGCGCTGAAAACCTGATGATTGTCGATCTCTTGCGCAATGACATTTCCCGCGTGGCTGAGACCGGTTCGGTCCATGTGCCCGAACTGTTTGCGGTCGAGAGCTACGCGACGGTGCATCAGATGGTTTCCATGGTGCGCGCCAGATTGCGCCCCGACGCCGGGTTGGCAGAGATCTTTTCGGCGCTGTTCCCTTGCGGGTCCATCACCGGCGCGCCGAAAATTCGTTCGATGGAGATTCTGGCGGACCTGGAACCCTGGGCGCGTGATATCTACTGCGGTACTATCGGCTGGGCGGCACCGGATGGATCGTCCGAATTCAACGTGGCTATCCGCACGCTGATGCTGGAAGACAGCCGCGCGACGTTTAACGTGGGCGGCGGCGTGGTCTGGGACAGCACCGCAGAATCCGAATATGAGGAAGCGCTATGGAAAGCCCGGTTCGCCCACGTGACGCCATCCAGAACGATCCCGCTTTCCGCCTGA
- the glyA gene encoding serine hydroxymethyltransferase, translating to MPQAPQSWLPEASITRIEDITRATAGAGSDQLLDRIATLVEENRVIHEEDCFNLNPATNVMNPKAEALLASGLGSRPSLGHPGDKYEMGLEAIEEIEVIAARLACEVFDAEFSEIRVPSGALANLYGFMATCRPGDTIIAPPASIGGHVTHHAAGCAGLYGLRSIEAPVLEDGYTVDLEALQQLAERERPKLITIGGSLNLFEHPVAGVRAIADQIGAKVMFDAAHQCGIIAGKAWADPLAEGAHFMTMSTYKSLGGPAGGLIVSNDAEIAKALDSIAFPGMTANFDVAKSAALAVTLLDWRDHGRAYASEMIAMAKSLAAALEAEGLPLFKTADGITMSHQFALCAAPYGGGQAASKLLRKNGFLACGIGLPIPAVEGDMNGLRIGTPELVRWGMTSKDAAALAALIAAALRGEAVLDRVSAWRRQFDRLHFVNRRASR from the coding sequence ATGCCCCAAGCGCCCCAAAGCTGGCTTCCCGAAGCGAGTATCACCCGTATCGAGGATATCACCCGGGCCACGGCCGGTGCAGGGTCCGATCAATTGCTGGACCGTATCGCGACCCTGGTCGAAGAAAACCGTGTGATCCACGAGGAAGACTGCTTCAACCTCAATCCCGCGACAAATGTGATGAATCCAAAGGCGGAGGCGTTGCTTGCCTCAGGTCTGGGGTCACGCCCTTCGCTGGGGCACCCCGGTGACAAATATGAGATGGGGCTAGAAGCGATTGAAGAAATCGAGGTCATCGCAGCGCGTCTTGCCTGCGAGGTCTTTGATGCGGAATTTTCCGAAATCCGGGTGCCATCCGGTGCGTTGGCCAATCTCTACGGCTTTATGGCGACCTGCCGCCCGGGCGACACCATCATCGCACCACCCGCCAGCATCGGCGGGCATGTGACCCATCATGCGGCCGGCTGTGCCGGGCTATACGGGCTACGCAGTATCGAGGCGCCGGTGCTTGAAGATGGCTATACCGTCGATCTGGAGGCCCTACAGCAACTCGCAGAGCGAGAGCGCCCCAAGTTGATCACCATCGGCGGCAGTCTCAACCTATTCGAGCACCCCGTCGCAGGCGTCCGGGCGATCGCGGATCAGATTGGCGCCAAAGTCATGTTTGACGCGGCCCATCAATGTGGGATCATCGCGGGGAAGGCCTGGGCCGATCCTCTCGCCGAGGGCGCCCATTTCATGACCATGAGCACCTACAAGAGCCTTGGCGGTCCTGCCGGTGGATTGATCGTCAGCAACGACGCCGAAATCGCCAAGGCTCTGGACAGTATAGCTTTTCCCGGCATGACGGCAAACTTCGATGTGGCAAAATCCGCAGCCCTCGCAGTGACCCTGCTGGACTGGCGTGACCACGGCCGGGCCTATGCATCCGAAATGATTGCGATGGCAAAGAGCCTTGCCGCCGCGCTGGAGGCGGAAGGCCTGCCACTGTTCAAAACCGCCGATGGCATCACCATGTCCCATCAGTTTGCCCTGTGCGCAGCCCCCTATGGTGGTGGGCAGGCAGCTTCCAAGCTGCTGCGCAAGAACGGGTTTCTGGCCTGCGGGATCGGCCTGCCAATTCCCGCGGTAGAGGGCGATATGAACGGCCTGCGGATTGGCACGCCAGAACTGGTGCGCTGGGGTATGACCAGCAAGGATGCCGCTGCACTGGCGGCGCTGATCGCGGCCGCTCTGCGCGGGGAGGCGGTGCTGGATCGGGTTTCCGCTTGGCGGCGGCAGTTTGACCGGCTTCACTTCGTCAACAGACGTGCCTCCCGGTAG